The Streptomyces sp. NBC_00691 genome has a segment encoding these proteins:
- a CDS encoding single-stranded DNA-binding protein, with amino-acid sequence MNDTTVTLVGNVATAVEYRDTATGGVARFRFAVTARRWDREKGLWSDGPTSFYTVSAWRSLGANLAASVSVGEPLVVHGRLRVREDERDGQRKTFVDVAALAVGHDLSRGTAAFRRAVRPLRAEAESGSWPGAGPGTEPRTEPQVGAVERAPVLGPAPDRDPWAVAAEEAAAESATRLVTVP; translated from the coding sequence ATGAACGACACGACCGTGACGCTCGTCGGCAACGTGGCGACGGCGGTGGAGTACCGGGACACGGCGACGGGCGGGGTCGCCAGGTTCCGCTTCGCGGTGACGGCGCGCCGCTGGGACCGTGAGAAGGGGCTCTGGTCCGACGGGCCCACCAGCTTCTACACGGTGTCGGCCTGGCGTTCCCTCGGAGCCAATCTGGCGGCGTCGGTGTCCGTCGGGGAACCGCTCGTGGTGCACGGTCGGCTGAGGGTGCGTGAGGATGAGCGGGACGGACAGCGCAAGACCTTCGTGGACGTGGCGGCGCTGGCGGTGGGGCACGACCTGAGCCGGGGGACGGCGGCCTTCCGGCGGGCGGTACGGCCGCTCAGGGCCGAGGCGGAGTCGGGGTCTTGGCCAGGGGCCGGGCCGGGAACCGAGCCGCGGACGGAACCGCAGGTGGGGGCCGTGGAGAGGGCGCCGGTGCTCGGTCCGGCGCCGGACCGGGACCCGTGGGCGGTGGCGGCGGAGGAGGCCGCGGCGGAGTCGGCGACGCGGTTGGTGACCGTGCCCTGA
- a CDS encoding LAETG motif-containing sortase-dependent surface protein: MYSVRGRGAARLAAATLVSGLVMAGAIATAGPALAEDGAPGTGGVTAKLGGMTDRDDVVIAEKNGEKWDVKGGLFKMQVEGGGTLQTYCIDLRTPAKHDFDYKEVGWDESSLHNNGNAGKILWILENGYPKHSAEELGKKLDVDLSKNEAAAATQAAIWTLSDGVTATPKSADARKLTEQLLKDAVKLEEPKASLSLSPSSVAGKAGERLGPITVSTNAQIAKLTTAPGTPDGVKIVDKDGKPVTEAKNGDEVFFDVPAGTADGTASLSAEASTKVSLGRAFVSIDGPSQTLILAGSSESTVTAQASATWAKKGAVPAVTVAKDCAKGGLEVIASNEGDEAWTFDLKGTSYTVAPGEKKTIPVPLAEDEAYKFTITGPNGFEETFEGVLDCKTATPGPKPSETPTTEPSTEPSPSTTAPSTGDTTGGTTGSTTTGGGDLAETGSSNATPMIAGIAAALVVIGGGAVFFLRKKKTAGA, encoded by the coding sequence ATGTATTCAGTTCGTGGACGAGGCGCTGCCCGTCTCGCCGCAGCCACCCTCGTCTCCGGCCTTGTCATGGCCGGTGCGATAGCGACGGCCGGTCCGGCGCTGGCGGAAGACGGTGCCCCGGGCACCGGCGGCGTGACGGCGAAGCTCGGCGGCATGACCGACCGGGACGACGTCGTGATCGCCGAGAAGAACGGCGAGAAGTGGGACGTCAAGGGCGGCCTCTTCAAGATGCAGGTCGAGGGCGGGGGCACTCTCCAGACCTACTGCATCGACCTCCGGACGCCGGCCAAGCACGACTTCGACTACAAGGAAGTCGGCTGGGACGAGTCCTCCCTGCACAACAACGGGAACGCCGGAAAGATTCTCTGGATCCTCGAGAACGGCTACCCGAAGCACTCCGCCGAGGAGCTCGGCAAGAAGCTCGACGTCGACCTGTCGAAGAACGAGGCCGCGGCGGCCACCCAGGCCGCCATCTGGACCCTGTCCGACGGCGTGACGGCGACGCCGAAGAGCGCCGACGCCCGCAAGCTCACCGAGCAGCTCCTGAAGGACGCGGTCAAGCTCGAGGAGCCGAAGGCCTCCCTCTCGCTCTCCCCGTCCTCGGTCGCGGGCAAGGCCGGTGAGCGGCTCGGCCCGATCACCGTCTCCACCAACGCCCAGATCGCCAAGCTGACGACCGCTCCGGGCACCCCGGACGGCGTCAAGATCGTGGACAAGGACGGCAAGCCCGTCACCGAGGCGAAGAACGGCGACGAGGTCTTCTTCGACGTTCCCGCCGGCACCGCCGACGGCACCGCCTCTCTGTCCGCCGAGGCCTCCACCAAGGTCTCCCTGGGCCGCGCGTTCGTCTCCATCGACGGCCCGTCCCAGACCCTGATCCTGGCCGGCTCCAGCGAGTCGACCGTCACCGCCCAGGCCTCGGCCACGTGGGCGAAGAAGGGTGCCGTCCCGGCCGTCACGGTCGCCAAGGACTGCGCCAAGGGCGGCCTCGAGGTCATCGCGTCCAACGAGGGTGACGAGGCCTGGACCTTCGACCTGAAGGGCACCTCGTACACCGTCGCCCCCGGTGAGAAGAAGACCATCCCGGTCCCGCTCGCCGAGGACGAGGCGTACAAGTTCACCATCACCGGCCCGAACGGCTTCGAGGAGACCTTCGAGGGCGTCCTGGACTGCAAGACGGCCACCCCCGGCCCGAAGCCTTCCGAGACCCCCACCACGGAGCCCTCGACCGAGCCCTCCCCGTCGACCACCGCTCCCTCGACCGGTGACACCACGGGCGGCACCACCGGCTCCACCACGACCGGTGGCGGCGACCTCGCCGAGACCGGCAGCTCCAACGCCACCCCGATGATCGCGGGCATCGCCGCCGCGCTCGTCGTGATCGGCGGCGGCGCGGTGTTCTTCCTCCGCAAGAAGAAGACCGCCGGCGCCTGA
- a CDS encoding dynamin family protein, translating to MDERPQLIDALSALRDRVAAVRLPLPLPDTPRARQTRAELLAQLDDYLVPRLKDPDAPLLAVVGGSTGAGKSTLVNSLVGRRVSESGVLRPTTRTPVLVCHPEDHHWFAGMRVLPQLTRVWLPQADDDHADDAPPPEENALRVETAASMPRGLALLDAPDIDSLVVENRLLAAELICAADIWVMVTTASRYADAVPWHLLRTAKEYDATLVTVLDRVPHQVIGEVSRQYEALLDKAGLGDVPRFTIPELPESADGGSGLLPDSAVAALRGWLAHRAEDPAARQQAAERTATGVIDSLDARLPELAAAVAAQYAASVRLGGAVEAAYGEQAKRVREQLGRGAVLAGDARTRWRAYPRDSTADELLDSLAESLAALLHCAVSAAEERVRDAWRREPAADALGPARAGGDRDTAERIGVEVRRWRRVLEEIVEEEVRTVERPSAPRTAAPEADTVAALLASSLLGGRRTRAAGDRLAELLGAQAALRLRDKGGELVLSYVDRVLHAERDRRLAPLEALDVTPEPQAELIAALSVLQKEK from the coding sequence TTGGACGAACGGCCTCAGCTGATCGACGCACTCTCCGCCCTGCGCGACCGTGTCGCCGCCGTGCGCCTTCCTCTCCCCCTCCCCGACACACCACGCGCCCGGCAGACCCGGGCCGAGCTGCTCGCTCAGCTCGACGACTATCTGGTGCCCCGGCTCAAAGATCCCGACGCCCCGCTGCTCGCCGTCGTCGGCGGGTCCACCGGGGCGGGCAAGTCCACCCTCGTCAACTCCCTTGTCGGGCGGCGCGTCAGCGAGTCCGGTGTGCTCCGGCCCACCACCCGCACCCCCGTGCTCGTCTGCCACCCCGAGGACCACCACTGGTTCGCCGGGATGCGGGTCCTCCCGCAGCTCACCCGCGTCTGGCTGCCCCAGGCCGACGACGACCACGCCGACGACGCCCCGCCCCCCGAGGAGAACGCGCTCCGCGTCGAGACCGCCGCCTCCATGCCCCGCGGCCTCGCCCTTCTCGACGCGCCCGACATCGACTCCCTCGTCGTCGAGAACCGTCTCCTCGCCGCCGAGTTGATCTGCGCCGCCGACATCTGGGTGATGGTCACCACCGCCTCGCGATACGCCGACGCCGTTCCCTGGCACCTCCTCCGTACCGCCAAGGAGTACGACGCCACCCTCGTCACCGTCCTCGACCGCGTCCCCCACCAGGTCATCGGCGAGGTCTCCCGCCAGTACGAGGCCCTCCTCGACAAGGCCGGCCTCGGCGACGTGCCCCGCTTCACCATCCCCGAACTCCCCGAGTCCGCCGACGGCGGCAGCGGCCTCCTCCCCGACTCCGCCGTCGCCGCCCTCCGCGGCTGGCTCGCCCACCGCGCCGAGGACCCCGCCGCCCGCCAGCAGGCCGCCGAACGGACCGCCACCGGGGTCATCGACTCCCTCGACGCCCGGCTCCCCGAACTGGCCGCCGCCGTCGCCGCCCAGTACGCCGCCTCCGTCCGCCTCGGCGGCGCCGTCGAAGCCGCCTACGGCGAACAGGCCAAGCGGGTACGCGAACAGCTCGGCCGCGGCGCCGTCCTCGCCGGCGACGCCCGCACCCGCTGGCGCGCCTACCCCCGCGACAGCACCGCCGACGAACTCCTCGACTCCCTCGCCGAGTCCCTCGCCGCCCTCCTCCACTGCGCCGTCTCCGCCGCCGAGGAACGCGTCCGCGACGCCTGGCGCCGCGAACCCGCCGCCGACGCCCTCGGCCCCGCCCGGGCCGGCGGCGACCGCGACACGGCCGAGCGGATCGGCGTGGAGGTACGGCGCTGGCGCCGCGTCCTGGAGGAGATCGTCGAGGAGGAGGTGCGCACCGTCGAGCGCCCCTCCGCCCCCCGCACGGCCGCTCCCGAGGCCGACACCGTGGCCGCCCTCCTCGCCTCGTCCCTCCTCGGCGGCCGCCGCACCCGGGCCGCGGGCGACCGCCTCGCCGAACTCCTCGGTGCCCAGGCCGCCCTGCGTCTGCGCGACAAGGGCGGCGAACTCGTCCTCTCGTACGTCGACCGTGTCCTGCACGCCGAACGCGACCGGCGCCTCGCGCCCCTCGAAGCGCTCGACGTGACCCCCGAGCCGCAGGCGGAGCTGATCGCCGCGCTCTCCGTACTGCAGAAGGAGAAGTGA
- a CDS encoding MFS transporter: MIKGGPDGRIARLSRVAGDSGPERVLIAASFVNRVGNGLFNAASALYFTLIVGLPAVQVGTALTVAGLIGLFAGIPGGHLADRRGARTIMVSALAVQAVSMSALVLVESWTALTVLATVDQIAAAAGGAAWGALVARVGTERRALFRAKLRTFVNLGVIFGTVGSGVAVAVDTRGAYVALILGNAASFALCALLLFLLPHYPPLPAPPRARRWLAFSDRPYLTFTALFGAMGLQYSVVSLLLPIWIAQHTEAPRWTVAAVFAVNAAFCVLLQTRIGSRIETPHDGGRAFRNAGLLFLVSCPMMALAAYTPVWAAVGLLVAAIFVHSLGEVWESSAGFALGFGLAPEHAQGQYQGLLGLGFSTGQALAPAILTTVVLGLGTAGWLLLAAFFAALGAAGPALARWGVRTRPQPAVAEEAAA; encoded by the coding sequence ATGATCAAGGGTGGCCCGGACGGCCGTATAGCCCGGCTGTCCCGCGTGGCCGGGGACAGCGGGCCGGAGCGTGTGCTGATCGCCGCCAGCTTCGTCAACCGGGTCGGGAACGGTCTCTTCAACGCTGCGTCGGCGCTCTACTTCACCTTGATCGTGGGCCTGCCCGCCGTCCAGGTCGGGACCGCGCTCACGGTCGCCGGTCTGATCGGCCTGTTCGCGGGGATACCGGGGGGCCATCTCGCCGACCGGCGCGGCGCACGCACGATCATGGTGTCGGCCCTGGCGGTCCAGGCGGTGTCGATGTCGGCTCTCGTGCTCGTCGAGAGCTGGACCGCACTGACGGTCCTCGCGACGGTCGACCAGATCGCCGCCGCGGCCGGCGGGGCCGCCTGGGGCGCCCTGGTGGCCCGGGTCGGGACCGAACGCCGGGCACTGTTCCGGGCGAAGCTGCGGACCTTCGTCAATCTGGGCGTCATCTTCGGCACGGTGGGTTCCGGGGTGGCGGTGGCGGTGGACACCCGCGGCGCCTATGTCGCCCTGATCCTCGGCAACGCGGCGAGCTTCGCCCTGTGCGCGCTGCTCCTGTTCCTGCTGCCGCACTATCCGCCGCTGCCCGCACCGCCACGAGCGCGCCGCTGGCTCGCCTTCTCGGACCGTCCGTACCTGACGTTCACCGCCCTGTTCGGGGCCATGGGGCTGCAGTACTCGGTGGTGTCGCTGCTCCTGCCGATCTGGATCGCCCAGCACACCGAGGCGCCCCGCTGGACGGTGGCGGCGGTGTTCGCCGTCAACGCGGCCTTCTGCGTCCTCCTGCAGACGCGGATCGGGTCGCGGATCGAGACCCCGCACGACGGCGGCCGGGCGTTCCGCAACGCGGGTCTGCTCTTCCTCGTCAGCTGCCCGATGATGGCGCTGGCGGCGTACACCCCGGTCTGGGCGGCGGTGGGCCTGCTGGTCGCGGCGATCTTCGTCCACAGCCTCGGGGAGGTCTGGGAGTCCTCGGCGGGCTTCGCCCTGGGGTTCGGGCTGGCTCCCGAGCACGCGCAGGGTCAGTACCAGGGTCTCCTCGGCCTCGGATTCAGCACGGGTCAGGCGCTGGCCCCCGCGATCCTCACCACGGTGGTGCTCGGCCTCGGCACGGCGGGCTGGCTGCTCCTGGCGGCGTTCTTCGCGGCCCTCGGCGCGGCCGGTCCCGCCCTGGCCCGCTGGGGCGTCCGCACCCGCCCGCAGCCGGCCGTCGCCGAGGAGGCGGCGGCGTGA
- a CDS encoding esterase-like activity of phytase family protein has protein sequence MNPRLMRRPAVVVLPLSAALALTVVMGTAEAEPARHGSAARVVSTSTLPDIPLAAFSNGLLPGSVDDDRDVDLGGIGSDLYPAERPGEYWTVTDRGPNGQIAVGKEKRRTFPVPGFDPAIVKVRAIGGRIQMLKSLPLTTESGAPVTGLPNQPGRDEAPYDYNATTPLAYNANGLDTEGLVRDRDGSFWLVDEYGPSLVHVSAKGRVLARHVPEGLALTGADYPVIESLPSIFLKRKINRGFEGLALLPGGDLVLALQSPLLNPDKAAGEDSRTTRLLRFSTRENRVTAEYAYRFDPVGVVEPGQTKTSELKISSIVALGGDRLLVQERTDKSSRVHEVRLRRGSDILGTPWDTTASPTLEQLGDEAAADAPVLAKRLVVDLNTVEGVPGKIEGIALEGSSTLVLLNDNDFGMTDGPEAFDANGRLVDSDVDTTLVRVRLPHRLR, from the coding sequence ATGAATCCGCGCCTCATGCGCCGGCCCGCCGTCGTGGTTCTGCCGCTGTCCGCCGCGCTCGCGCTGACGGTGGTCATGGGTACGGCCGAGGCCGAGCCGGCGCGGCACGGCTCCGCCGCCCGGGTCGTCTCCACCTCGACCCTGCCGGACATCCCGCTGGCCGCCTTCAGCAACGGTCTGCTGCCCGGCAGTGTCGACGACGACCGGGACGTCGACCTGGGCGGCATCGGCAGCGACCTGTACCCCGCCGAGCGGCCCGGCGAGTACTGGACGGTCACCGACCGGGGCCCCAACGGCCAGATAGCGGTCGGCAAGGAGAAGCGGCGCACGTTCCCGGTTCCCGGCTTCGACCCGGCGATCGTCAAGGTCCGCGCGATCGGTGGCAGGATCCAGATGCTGAAGTCCCTCCCGCTCACCACCGAGTCCGGTGCGCCCGTCACGGGCCTGCCCAACCAGCCGGGCCGCGACGAGGCCCCGTACGACTACAACGCCACGACCCCGCTCGCGTACAACGCGAACGGCCTCGACACCGAGGGGCTCGTACGGGACCGGGACGGCAGCTTCTGGCTCGTGGACGAGTACGGCCCGTCGCTGGTGCACGTCTCCGCCAAGGGCCGGGTCCTCGCCCGCCACGTCCCCGAGGGCCTCGCCCTGACCGGCGCCGACTACCCGGTGATCGAGTCCCTCCCGTCGATCTTCCTCAAGCGCAAGATCAACCGGGGCTTCGAGGGCCTGGCGCTGCTCCCCGGCGGCGACCTGGTGCTGGCACTGCAGAGCCCGCTGCTCAACCCCGACAAGGCCGCGGGCGAGGACTCCCGCACCACCCGCCTGCTGCGCTTCTCGACCCGCGAGAACCGGGTCACGGCGGAGTACGCGTACCGCTTCGACCCGGTGGGCGTCGTGGAGCCGGGCCAGACGAAGACGTCGGAGCTGAAGATCTCCTCGATCGTGGCGCTGGGCGGCGACCGTCTGCTGGTCCAGGAGCGCACCGACAAGTCCTCCCGCGTGCACGAGGTGCGGCTCCGTCGCGGCTCCGACATCCTCGGCACCCCGTGGGACACGACGGCGAGCCCGACCCTGGAGCAGCTCGGCGACGAGGCGGCCGCCGACGCCCCGGTCCTCGCGAAGCGCCTGGTCGTGGACCTGAACACGGTCGAGGGCGTCCCCGGCAAGATCGAGGGCATCGCGCTGGAGGGCTCCTCGACGCTGGTCCTCCTCAACGACAACGACTTCGGCATGACCGACGGCCCGGAGGCCTTCGACGCGAACGGACGCCTGGTCGACAGCGACGTGGACACCACGCTGGTCCGCGTCCGCCTGCCGCACCGCCTGCGCTGA
- a CDS encoding AraC family transcriptional regulator — protein sequence MQVAVVTFDGFNELDSFIASGIINRCRRSGLEAWITTPTPVVTSMNGVEVSGQRPMEFVREADVVLIGSGVKTRDVVADDRLLAALPLDPSRQLIGSQCSGALVLARLGLLGTMPACTDLTTRPWVEACDVTVLDAPFHAEGGVATAGGCLASQYLAAWVIMKTLGEDAARDAFAYVAPVGEQRQTVDHVIRTVRAGVAALR from the coding sequence ATGCAGGTCGCCGTGGTCACCTTCGACGGGTTCAACGAGCTCGACAGCTTCATCGCCTCCGGCATCATCAACCGGTGCCGACGATCCGGCCTGGAGGCGTGGATCACCACCCCGACGCCGGTCGTCACGTCCATGAACGGTGTCGAGGTGTCCGGGCAGCGCCCGATGGAGTTCGTCCGGGAGGCCGATGTCGTGCTCATCGGCAGTGGGGTCAAGACGCGTGACGTGGTCGCCGACGACCGTCTGCTCGCCGCGCTTCCGCTGGACCCCTCCCGGCAGCTCATCGGTTCGCAGTGCTCCGGCGCGCTGGTCCTCGCCCGGCTCGGGCTCCTCGGGACGATGCCCGCGTGCACCGATCTGACGACCCGGCCATGGGTCGAGGCGTGCGACGTCACCGTCCTGGACGCGCCCTTCCACGCCGAGGGCGGCGTCGCCACGGCCGGAGGATGCCTGGCCTCGCAGTACCTCGCCGCCTGGGTGATCATGAAGACCCTCGGCGAGGACGCCGCTCGCGACGCCTTCGCGTACGTGGCCCCCGTGGGCGAGCAGCGGCAGACCGTCGACCACGTGATCCGTACGGTCCGCGCGGGCGTGGCCGCCCTGCGCTGA
- a CDS encoding class E sortase, whose amino-acid sequence MGAVRDGSPGVGRSGGRGSRSALVGAVAALVVGFTASAGCAGGPGGDGGAGPSTGTSTATSTATSAGAHGPVRAAPEVPLPVSAPPPTPSPAPSTSVAPSTRGPVAAELSIPSIGVEDLDVLPYEGTTDDRAGTRVQDRGVAASPHGARGGVGPGEIGNYLVTAHRLSAGGPLRELPSVEVGDQVLVTAAGTVYTYEIVETRSTSFRSARSLAEQRAAVPGEPGEKPTRAMITLSTCATPEDNAAGNFWRDAQHNPEHRIDKIGVLTSTRPA is encoded by the coding sequence ATGGGTGCCGTGCGTGATGGGTCACCGGGGGTCGGGCGGAGTGGCGGTCGAGGGTCGCGCTCGGCCCTGGTCGGCGCGGTCGCCGCGCTCGTCGTGGGCTTCACCGCCTCGGCCGGTTGCGCGGGCGGCCCCGGTGGTGACGGCGGTGCCGGCCCGTCCACCGGTACGTCCACCGCTACGTCCACCGCTACGTCCGCCGGTGCCCACGGGCCGGTCCGGGCCGCCCCTGAGGTCCCTCTCCCGGTCTCCGCCCCTCCACCGACGCCCTCCCCCGCTCCCTCCACCTCGGTGGCGCCCTCGACTCGCGGGCCCGTCGCCGCCGAGCTCTCCATCCCCTCCATCGGTGTGGAGGACCTGGACGTCCTGCCGTACGAGGGGACGACCGACGACCGTGCCGGCACGCGCGTCCAGGACCGTGGCGTCGCCGCCAGTCCCCACGGCGCGCGCGGTGGTGTGGGGCCGGGTGAGATCGGCAACTACCTGGTGACCGCCCACCGGCTCTCCGCCGGCGGGCCGCTGCGGGAGCTGCCCTCGGTCGAGGTGGGGGATCAGGTGCTCGTCACCGCCGCCGGCACCGTCTACACCTACGAGATCGTCGAGACCCGGTCCACGTCCTTCCGCTCGGCCCGCTCGCTCGCCGAGCAGCGCGCCGCCGTGCCGGGCGAGCCGGGAGAGAAGCCCACCCGGGCCATGATCACGCTCTCCACCTGCGCGACCCCCGAGGACAACGCCGCGGGCAACTTCTGGCGGGACGCCCAGCACAACCCCGAGCACCGCATCGACAAGATCGGCGTCCTGACGTCCACGCGGCCCGCGTAG
- a CDS encoding GTPase, translating to MVDDDESRAGGRADGERGAEARGGAPAGAGGDGGDRDRERSGRWDDGLIARRAAERAAVADAPPRVDDPQEPDTLPPLGGSYGGPLRARLDALHELVGLSRTRVESEALAEAGRVLDEAAARQRLSSRHTVIAIAGATGSGKSTLFNALAGVPVSETGLRRPTTSAPIALSWSEGAAGLLDRLAVPGRLRRRPLAGGAADTGLQGLVLIDLPDHDSAVTAHRDQVDRVLGLVDAVIWVVDPEKYADAALHERYLRPLAGHAEVTFVVLNQIDRLGTEAADLVLDDLRRLLDEDGVALGEHGEPGATVLSVSALTGEGVPELREMIAGFVQERTAPERRLAADVDAAAARLRPAYLGDGRSGLDERAREAFTDRLAVAVGAQAAGEAAERVWRRGAIRACGTPWLRLYRWYERIREHGSTDPHLAPPVEDELTARQRVEQAVRVVADEASRGLPASWAQAVREAAARGADGLPEALDELTVTIGDAAARPPRPAWWPAAVLAQAVMTLLQIFGALWLVGQIVGVVEPGLLPPVLVMLGGIIGGPLVEWACEGAVKGPALRYGQEAERRLREAAAACGRARVLDPVAAELMRYREVREQYATVVGTRPSARIVGGGRGGAGRLGATRTGVRGR from the coding sequence GTGGTGGACGACGACGAGTCGCGCGCCGGTGGACGTGCCGACGGGGAGAGAGGTGCCGAGGCCCGGGGCGGTGCGCCTGCCGGTGCCGGGGGAGACGGTGGTGACCGCGACCGCGAGCGGTCGGGGCGCTGGGACGACGGGCTGATCGCGCGCCGCGCCGCCGAACGGGCCGCCGTCGCCGACGCGCCTCCCCGCGTGGACGACCCGCAGGAGCCCGACACCCTGCCGCCGCTCGGCGGGAGTTACGGCGGGCCGCTCCGTGCCCGTCTCGACGCCCTCCACGAACTCGTCGGACTCTCCCGTACCCGGGTCGAGAGCGAGGCCCTCGCCGAGGCCGGCCGGGTGCTCGACGAGGCGGCCGCCCGGCAGCGGCTCTCCTCCCGGCACACCGTGATCGCGATCGCCGGCGCCACCGGAAGCGGCAAGTCCACGCTCTTCAACGCCCTCGCGGGCGTTCCCGTCTCCGAGACCGGACTCCGCCGCCCCACCACCTCCGCGCCCATCGCGCTCTCCTGGTCCGAGGGTGCCGCCGGGCTGCTCGACCGGCTCGCCGTCCCCGGCCGGCTGCGCCGCAGACCGCTCGCGGGCGGCGCCGCCGACACCGGGCTCCAGGGGCTCGTCCTCATCGACCTCCCCGACCACGACTCGGCGGTCACCGCCCACCGCGACCAGGTCGACCGGGTCCTCGGTCTCGTCGACGCCGTCATCTGGGTGGTCGATCCGGAGAAGTACGCCGACGCGGCCCTCCACGAGCGCTACCTCCGGCCGCTCGCCGGGCACGCGGAGGTCACCTTCGTCGTCCTCAACCAGATCGACCGGCTCGGCACGGAGGCCGCCGACCTCGTCCTCGACGACCTCCGACGCCTCCTCGACGAGGACGGCGTCGCGCTCGGTGAGCACGGCGAACCCGGCGCCACCGTCCTCTCCGTCTCCGCCCTGACCGGCGAGGGCGTGCCCGAACTACGGGAGATGATCGCCGGATTCGTCCAGGAGCGTACGGCTCCGGAGCGCCGGCTCGCCGCCGATGTCGACGCCGCCGCGGCCCGGCTCCGCCCCGCCTACCTCGGCGACGGACGGTCCGGGCTCGACGAGCGCGCCCGCGAGGCCTTCACCGACCGGCTCGCCGTCGCCGTCGGCGCCCAGGCCGCGGGCGAGGCCGCCGAACGGGTCTGGCGCCGCGGCGCCATCCGGGCCTGCGGCACCCCCTGGCTGCGCCTCTACCGCTGGTACGAGCGGATCCGCGAGCACGGCTCCACCGACCCGCACCTCGCCCCCCCGGTCGAGGACGAGCTGACGGCGCGCCAACGGGTGGAGCAGGCCGTACGGGTCGTCGCCGACGAGGCCTCGCGCGGGCTCCCGGCGTCCTGGGCACAGGCCGTGCGCGAGGCGGCGGCGCGCGGCGCGGACGGGCTGCCCGAGGCCCTGGACGAGCTCACGGTCACCATCGGCGACGCGGCGGCCCGGCCGCCCCGGCCCGCCTGGTGGCCCGCGGCCGTGCTCGCCCAGGCCGTGATGACGCTCCTGCAGATCTTCGGCGCCCTCTGGCTGGTGGGGCAGATCGTCGGCGTCGTCGAGCCGGGGCTGCTCCCGCCCGTCCTCGTCATGCTCGGCGGCATCATCGGCGGACCGCTCGTCGAATGGGCCTGCGAGGGAGCCGTCAAGGGCCCCGCGCTCCGGTACGGGCAGGAGGCCGAACGCCGTCTGCGCGAGGCGGCGGCGGCCTGCGGCCGGGCCCGGGTGCTCGACCCGGTGGCGGCGGAGCTGATGCGCTACCGCGAGGTGCGCGAGCAGTACGCGACGGTGGTGGGCACGCGCCCGTCGGCACGGATCGTCGGCGGAGGCCGCGGCGGAGCGGGGCGGCTGGGTGCGACGCGGACGGGGGTGCGGGGGAGGTAG
- a CDS encoding GNAT family N-acetyltransferase, with product MASTHTMTQAGPEHPSRSPEPTAAQAAEAVPTERSPMFDAVPLTQVSTEDATAWHAVVSASLAADLPEEPLPTFEQTHARLSVTGRHDRRLLWLATDSDGAVVGVAGLRLFTSPGQRHLAELELHVTPDRRRSGVGSHLLATAVRAARDEERRSLVAAAPGDGPAGAFCLARGFRRVLALDHLLLDVADADVEQAGTEHPGYTLVGWTGTVPDELAEAFASVKNAMNDMPMGDMDYGSQNWTADRVRAMAEVLADRGDLLLTTAVLDKGGEMAGYTEIVIRSGETRRALQYDTVVAPAHRGHGLGLWVKTEMVRRLREERPGIEEIETDNAQENTHMIAVNRRLGFRFHRSTHEYQLDLPTE from the coding sequence ATGGCCTCGACGCACACGATGACCCAGGCTGGCCCGGAGCACCCGAGCCGCTCTCCCGAACCGACCGCCGCACAGGCGGCGGAAGCCGTCCCCACCGAGAGGTCGCCCATGTTCGACGCCGTCCCCCTCACCCAGGTCTCCACCGAGGACGCCACCGCCTGGCACGCGGTCGTGTCGGCCTCGCTCGCCGCCGATCTGCCCGAAGAGCCCCTGCCCACGTTCGAGCAGACCCACGCCCGGCTCTCCGTCACCGGGCGGCACGACCGCCGCCTGCTGTGGCTGGCCACCGACTCCGACGGCGCCGTGGTCGGTGTGGCCGGCCTGCGCCTGTTCACCTCGCCCGGCCAGCGGCACCTGGCGGAACTGGAGCTGCACGTCACCCCGGACCGGCGCCGCTCGGGAGTGGGCTCGCATCTGCTGGCCACCGCCGTACGGGCGGCACGGGACGAGGAGCGTCGCAGCCTGGTGGCCGCCGCGCCCGGCGACGGACCGGCCGGCGCCTTCTGCCTCGCCCGCGGCTTCCGGCGCGTCCTGGCCCTGGACCACCTGCTGCTCGACGTCGCGGACGCCGACGTCGAGCAGGCCGGGACCGAACACCCCGGCTACACGCTGGTCGGCTGGACCGGCACGGTTCCCGACGAACTGGCGGAGGCGTTCGCCTCGGTCAAGAACGCGATGAACGACATGCCCATGGGTGACATGGACTACGGCAGCCAGAACTGGACCGCCGACCGGGTCCGCGCCATGGCCGAAGTCCTGGCCGACCGCGGTGACCTGCTGCTGACGACCGCCGTGCTCGACAAGGGGGGCGAGATGGCCGGTTACACCGAGATCGTCATCCGCTCCGGGGAGACCCGGCGCGCCCTGCAGTACGACACGGTCGTGGCGCCCGCTCACCGCGGCCACGGTCTCGGGCTGTGGGTCAAGACGGAGATGGTGCGCAGGTTGCGGGAGGAGCGGCCCGGGATCGAGGAGATCGAGACGGACAACGCTCAGGAGAACACCCACATGATCGCGGTGAACCGCCGACTGGGCTTCCGCTTCCACCGCAGCACGCACGAGTACCAGCTGGACCTGCCGACCGAGTGA